The Kosakonia sacchari SP1 genome includes a window with the following:
- a CDS encoding ArsC family reductase, translated as MFTMYGIKNCDTIKKARRWLEAQQVEYHFHDYRADGIHADLLRTFVDELGWQALLNTRGTTWRQLDESRRATITNDDAAIALMLEMPAIIKRPLLCAPGKPMLLGFNESSYETFINEV; from the coding sequence ATGTTCACCATGTACGGCATCAAAAACTGCGACACCATCAAAAAAGCGCGCCGCTGGCTCGAAGCGCAGCAGGTGGAATACCATTTCCACGATTACCGCGCAGACGGTATTCATGCAGATTTACTGCGTACATTTGTGGATGAACTCGGCTGGCAAGCGCTGTTAAACACCCGTGGCACCACCTGGCGCCAGTTGGATGAATCCCGCCGTGCAACCATCACCAATGATGATGCTGCCATCGCGTTGATGCTTGAAATGCCTGCAATTATCAAACGCCCATTGCTCTGCGCGCCGGGTAAGCCTATGCTGCTGGGTTTCAATGAATCCAGTTATGAGACGTTTATTAACGAGGTGTAG
- the aegA gene encoding formate-dependent uric acid utilization protein AegA — translation MNRFIMANSQQCIGCRACEVACVMAHNDEQHVLSAAHFYPRITVVKHQQHRSAVTCHHCEAAPCARSCPNGAISRVDEAIQVNQQKCIGCKSCVVACPFGTMQVLVTPIGDGLVKASAHKCDLCQGRAKGPACAQNCPADALQLVNSDALAGFAKSRRLRTASQEAQPWHSVAALTPAFNDRKVRQMRKTPPRGEPGKLPLAARKNGFDEIYLPFRADQASREAERCLKCGDHSICEWTCPLHNHIPQWIERVKEGDIAAAVELSHQTNCLPEITGRVCPQDRLCEGACTVRDEYGAVTIGNIERYISDQALAQGWRPDLQQVAAVDKRIAIIGAGPAGLACADVLARHGVSATVFDRHPEIGGLLTFGIPAFKLDKSLLARRREIFSAMGIRFELNCEIGKDIALEKLLSDYDAVFVGVGTYRSMKAGLPNEDAPGVYDALPFLIANTRQLMGLPDSADEPFINTEGRNVVVLGGGDTAMDCVRTALRHGARKVTCAYRRDEANMPGSKKEVKNARDEGAEFEFNVQPVNLELDKSGKVCGIRLLRTQLGEPDAKGRRRPVPVEGSEFVMPADAVIMAFGFNPHSMPWLERHGVRVDDWGRIAASVESQYRYQTSNPQIFAGGDAVRGADLVVTAMAEGRHAAQGMMDWLGVKAPGQH, via the coding sequence ATGAATCGTTTTATTATGGCGAATAGCCAGCAATGTATAGGATGTCGTGCCTGCGAAGTCGCGTGTGTGATGGCGCACAATGACGAACAACATGTGTTAAGCGCCGCGCATTTTTACCCCCGGATCACCGTGGTCAAACATCAGCAGCACCGCAGTGCGGTGACCTGCCACCACTGTGAAGCTGCGCCCTGTGCCCGCAGTTGCCCGAATGGCGCAATCAGTCGTGTTGATGAGGCGATTCAGGTCAATCAGCAAAAATGTATTGGCTGTAAATCCTGCGTGGTGGCTTGCCCGTTTGGCACCATGCAAGTGCTGGTCACGCCAATTGGCGACGGGCTGGTAAAAGCCAGCGCGCACAAATGCGATCTCTGCCAGGGCAGGGCGAAGGGCCCGGCCTGCGCGCAGAATTGCCCGGCCGATGCGCTGCAACTGGTAAACAGCGACGCGCTGGCGGGGTTTGCGAAATCACGTCGTCTGCGTACCGCCAGCCAGGAGGCGCAGCCGTGGCACAGTGTCGCGGCGCTGACGCCCGCCTTTAACGACCGCAAAGTGCGGCAGATGCGCAAAACGCCGCCGCGCGGTGAGCCAGGTAAACTGCCACTGGCGGCGCGTAAAAACGGTTTTGATGAAATCTATCTGCCGTTTCGCGCCGATCAGGCCAGTCGTGAAGCGGAGCGCTGCCTGAAGTGCGGCGACCACAGCATTTGCGAATGGACCTGCCCGCTGCATAACCATATTCCGCAGTGGATCGAGCGGGTAAAAGAGGGCGACATTGCGGCTGCGGTCGAACTTTCGCATCAAACTAACTGCTTACCGGAGATCACCGGTCGCGTCTGCCCGCAAGACCGGCTGTGCGAGGGGGCATGTACGGTGCGCGATGAGTATGGCGCGGTCACTATCGGCAATATTGAGCGCTATATCTCCGATCAGGCGCTGGCACAGGGCTGGCGGCCCGATTTACAGCAGGTTGCGGCGGTGGATAAACGTATCGCGATTATCGGTGCTGGCCCGGCGGGCCTCGCCTGCGCTGACGTGCTCGCTCGCCACGGCGTGAGCGCCACGGTGTTCGATCGCCACCCGGAAATCGGCGGTTTGCTCACCTTTGGCATCCCCGCTTTTAAACTGGATAAATCGCTGCTGGCGCGCCGTCGTGAAATTTTCAGCGCGATGGGCATTCGCTTTGAACTCAATTGCGAAATCGGTAAAGACATCGCGCTGGAGAAGCTGCTCAGCGATTACGACGCGGTGTTTGTAGGTGTTGGCACCTACCGTTCAATGAAAGCCGGGTTGCCAAATGAAGACGCTCCGGGCGTTTACGATGCGCTGCCGTTCCTGATTGCTAACACCCGTCAGTTAATGGGGCTGCCGGATAGCGCCGACGAGCCGTTTATCAACACCGAGGGGCGCAATGTCGTGGTGCTTGGCGGCGGCGATACAGCAATGGACTGTGTTCGCACCGCACTGCGCCATGGCGCGCGCAAAGTGACCTGTGCCTACCGTCGCGACGAAGCCAATATGCCTGGCTCGAAAAAAGAGGTGAAAAATGCGCGGGATGAAGGGGCTGAGTTTGAGTTCAACGTTCAGCCAGTAAACCTCGAACTGGATAAGAGCGGCAAAGTCTGCGGTATTCGCTTACTGCGCACACAGCTCGGCGAGCCGGATGCCAAAGGCCGCCGCCGTCCGGTGCCGGTTGAAGGCAGTGAGTTTGTTATGCCTGCCGATGCGGTGATCATGGCGTTTGGTTTCAACCCGCATTCGATGCCGTGGCTGGAGCGCCACGGTGTGCGCGTTGATGACTGGGGGCGTATTGCCGCCAGTGTCGAAAGCCAGTATCGCTATCAGACCAGCAACCCCCAAATTTTTGCCGGCGGTGATGCGGTGCGCGGAGCCGATCTGGTGGTGACCGCGATGGCGGAGGGGCGCCACGCCGCGCAAGGCATGATGGACTGGTTGGGTGTCAAAGCACCAGGACAGCATTAA
- a CDS encoding DUF1176 domain-containing protein: MRYRSILTLLFGLLAAPLLCAAPAQQTFSDWQVTCNNQNFCVARNIGEHQGLVMTLERSAGARADATLRIDYGGIEAPITKEPPIAGRLLFDGQPLALASDRWQTAPWHLVTDNTDAITSFLKNIQEGQSLTLQGSKGEISLVGLKAALLFIDALQKRVGSETAWIKKGDSPSLSVPPAPALKKVTTANVAPTPLTHQELNDLLDYGTWRMNSSQCSLDPMRRQVRVSALTDDKALLVIDCEAGAYNMVERAWLVSREKPFAARLVRLLLPFTPDNGNDEMELMNAAFDEKTRELTTLSKGRSLADCGVASRWRFDGQRFRLVRYAQEPSCDSWHGPDAWPTLWVTR, translated from the coding sequence ATGCGTTACCGCAGCATTTTGACTTTGCTCTTCGGTCTTCTGGCCGCACCGTTGCTGTGTGCTGCGCCCGCGCAACAAACCTTTTCCGACTGGCAAGTCACCTGTAATAACCAGAACTTTTGCGTGGCACGCAACATTGGTGAGCATCAGGGGCTGGTAATGACGCTCGAGCGCAGTGCGGGTGCGCGTGCCGATGCCACGCTACGTATCGACTATGGCGGCATCGAGGCGCCGATTACTAAAGAACCACCGATTGCCGGGCGTTTACTGTTTGACGGTCAGCCACTGGCGTTGGCGAGCGATCGCTGGCAAACCGCTCCGTGGCATCTGGTGACGGATAACACCGATGCCATCACTTCGTTTTTAAAAAACATTCAGGAAGGCCAGTCGCTTACCCTGCAAGGCAGCAAGGGCGAGATTTCTTTGGTGGGATTAAAAGCGGCGCTGCTGTTTATTGATGCGCTGCAAAAACGCGTCGGCAGCGAGACGGCATGGATTAAAAAGGGCGATAGCCCGTCGTTAAGCGTTCCGCCCGCACCTGCGTTGAAAAAGGTCACCACGGCCAACGTTGCGCCAACCCCGCTGACGCATCAGGAACTGAACGATTTGCTGGATTACGGCACCTGGCGAATGAACAGCAGCCAGTGTTCGCTGGACCCAATGCGCCGGCAGGTGCGCGTGAGCGCGCTGACAGATGATAAAGCGTTGCTAGTGATCGACTGTGAAGCGGGTGCCTATAACATGGTCGAACGCGCGTGGCTGGTATCGCGGGAAAAACCGTTTGCCGCACGGCTGGTGCGCTTGTTGCTGCCTTTCACGCCGGATAACGGTAACGATGAAATGGAGCTGATGAACGCGGCGTTTGATGAGAAAACCCGCGAGCTGACCACACTTTCCAAAGGTCGCAGCCTGGCGGATTGCGGCGTGGCGAGTCGCTGGCGTTTTGACGGCCAGCGCTTTCGCCTGGTGCGTTACGCGCAGGAGCCCTCCTGCGATAGCTGGCACGGCCCCGATGCGTGGCCAACGCTGTGGGTGACGCGCTAA
- the narQ gene encoding nitrate/nitrite two-component system sensor histidine kinase NarQ, with protein sequence MIVKKPVSGSLARAFFSLVLLSLLSTGVALVTLASSLRDAEAINIAGSLRMQSYRLGYELQKQTAELQPHRQIYQQTLNSPVLQTLNRWYVPQEVQQRYGQLHENWRQMEKHLIQGDQQWYEQNIQAYVGQIDLFVLALQHYAERKMMLVVAISLLGAAGIFTLVFFTLRRIRLRVVKPLNNLVATCQRIQQGQFSLLPLDNKLDNELGLLASTFDKMSGQLFKLYRSLETSVAEKTRDLHEANSRLEVMYQCSQALNTSQIDALCLHHVLQIVYDHQAACFLELVVDDNWRIQQGEADPTLPVNSLPVNMQENVLGELRWQSHQQPLSAPLMCNIATILGRGLYINQAQKHYQQLMLMEERATIARELHDSLAQMLSYLRIQLALLKRVVPDDNAPAHLIIDDFSRGLNHAWQQLRELLTTFRLSLQQSSLPAALSEALDVLQSQTSAKLNLDCRLPTQALDAQQQMNVLQIVREAVINAIKHAQASEITVSCVTDPDGLHSVYIRDNGIGMNSTQEPAGHYGLTIMRERAERLGGVLQIVSPPGCGTQVQFRFPLPVSAQRQ encoded by the coding sequence GTGATAGTCAAAAAACCTGTTTCAGGAAGCCTGGCCAGAGCCTTTTTCTCTCTTGTTTTACTGTCGCTGCTCTCCACCGGAGTGGCACTCGTCACGCTTGCCAGCAGCCTACGGGACGCGGAGGCCATTAATATTGCCGGGTCGCTGCGTATGCAGAGTTACCGTCTTGGTTACGAGCTGCAAAAACAGACCGCCGAACTACAACCCCACCGCCAGATTTATCAGCAGACGCTGAACTCCCCCGTATTACAAACCCTGAACCGCTGGTACGTTCCGCAGGAAGTGCAGCAACGTTATGGGCAATTGCACGAAAACTGGCGCCAGATGGAAAAACATCTGATTCAGGGCGACCAGCAATGGTACGAGCAAAATATCCAGGCTTATGTCGGGCAAATTGATTTGTTCGTACTGGCGCTCCAGCACTACGCCGAACGCAAGATGATGCTGGTAGTCGCTATTTCGCTGCTGGGGGCTGCCGGGATTTTCACGCTGGTGTTTTTTACGCTGCGCCGTATTCGCCTGCGGGTCGTCAAACCGCTTAATAATCTGGTCGCCACCTGCCAGCGGATCCAGCAAGGGCAATTTTCCTTGCTGCCGCTCGATAACAAACTCGATAACGAACTGGGTTTACTGGCTTCAACGTTCGACAAAATGTCGGGGCAACTGTTTAAGCTCTACCGCTCGCTTGAAACATCAGTAGCAGAAAAAACCCGCGATCTGCATGAAGCCAACAGCCGCCTGGAAGTGATGTACCAGTGCTCGCAGGCGCTTAACACCAGCCAGATTGACGCTCTCTGTCTGCACCATGTGTTGCAGATCGTCTACGACCATCAAGCAGCCTGCTTCCTGGAACTGGTTGTCGATGACAACTGGCGCATCCAGCAAGGTGAGGCCGATCCCACGCTGCCGGTGAACAGCTTGCCGGTAAATATGCAGGAGAACGTGCTGGGCGAGCTGCGCTGGCAAAGCCATCAACAGCCTCTCTCCGCACCGCTGATGTGCAATATCGCCACCATTCTTGGACGCGGGCTCTATATCAACCAGGCGCAGAAGCATTATCAGCAACTAATGCTGATGGAAGAACGTGCGACCATCGCCCGCGAACTGCACGATTCTCTGGCGCAGATGCTCTCTTATCTGCGTATCCAACTGGCGCTGCTTAAGCGCGTCGTGCCGGACGATAACGCCCCGGCACACCTGATCATCGACGACTTTTCACGGGGTCTGAATCATGCCTGGCAGCAGTTGCGTGAGCTGCTCACCACGTTCCGCCTCTCTTTACAGCAAAGTTCGCTACCCGCCGCGCTAAGTGAAGCGCTGGATGTATTGCAGAGCCAGACCAGCGCGAAGCTGAATCTGGATTGCCGTTTACCCACGCAGGCGCTGGATGCGCAACAGCAAATGAACGTCTTACAAATTGTGCGCGAAGCGGTCATCAACGCGATTAAGCATGCGCAGGCCAGCGAAATCACCGTCAGTTGTGTGACCGATCCTGACGGACTGCATTCGGTCTACATTCGTGATAACGGCATCGGTATGAACAGTACACAGGAGCCCGCCGGACATTACGGCTTGACGATCATGCGCGAGCGCGCCGAGCGTCTTGGCGGTGTGCTGCAAATCGTCTCTCCGCCGGGCTGCGGCACCCAGGTGCAGTTTCGTTTTCCATTACCGGTCAGCGCGCAGCGTCAATAA
- the nudK gene encoding GDP-mannose pyrophosphatase NudK, translating into MSLKIEVIKDKVLSENYFVLRNITYDLTRQDGEVVRHKREVYDRGNGATILLYNREKQSVLLIRQFRIATWVNGNVDGRLIEACAGLLDNDEPEVCIRKEAIEETGYEVGEVRKVFELYMSPGGVTEIVHFFIAEYNDAQRANNGGGVEDEDIEVLELPFRQALAMVANGEIRDGKAVILLQYLQTSGLMD; encoded by the coding sequence ATGTCGCTGAAAATTGAAGTTATCAAAGATAAAGTCCTCTCTGAAAATTATTTTGTCCTGCGCAATATCACCTACGATTTGACTCGTCAGGACGGTGAAGTGGTGCGTCATAAACGTGAAGTCTACGACCGGGGCAATGGTGCCACCATCCTGCTGTATAACCGTGAAAAACAGAGCGTGCTGCTGATCCGCCAGTTTCGGATCGCCACCTGGGTGAATGGCAACGTGGATGGTCGACTGATTGAAGCCTGCGCCGGGTTACTGGATAACGATGAGCCGGAAGTGTGCATTCGTAAGGAAGCCATTGAAGAGACGGGATACGAAGTTGGCGAGGTGCGCAAAGTATTTGAGTTATATATGTCGCCGGGCGGGGTCACGGAAATTGTCCACTTCTTTATTGCGGAATATAACGATGCACAGCGCGCAAATAACGGCGGCGGAGTGGAAGATGAAGATATCGAAGTGCTGGAACTGCCCTTCCGGCAGGCCTTAGCGATGGTCGCCAACGGTGAGATCCGTGATGGCAAGGCGGTGATTCTACTGCAATATCTGCAAACATCTGGTCTAATGGACTGA
- the ypfM gene encoding protein YpfM yields MIEHELGNWKDFIEGMLRK; encoded by the coding sequence ATGATTGAACATGAACTGGGGAACTGGAAAGACTTTATCGAAGGCATGCTTCGTAAATAA
- a CDS encoding GNAT family N-acetyltransferase, translating to MTITLFDKSAIEAVDWLALTALIAAGGLNQRDPLQVEQAWHNSTFCWFGYHNGELVATARAISDLTWASYVADIVVAPEMQGRGYGKQLMCDIVRTLLPFGKTFIYSVPEKTGFYQQYGFRFLTTGMVCATPESLFKLEQSGYIR from the coding sequence ATGACGATCACATTGTTCGATAAATCAGCAATTGAAGCGGTGGACTGGCTGGCGTTAACGGCGCTGATTGCGGCAGGCGGTCTTAATCAGCGCGACCCGCTGCAGGTCGAGCAGGCTTGGCACAACAGCACCTTCTGCTGGTTTGGCTACCATAACGGGGAGCTGGTCGCCACGGCGCGTGCTATCAGCGATCTGACATGGGCCAGCTATGTTGCGGATATTGTGGTCGCACCGGAAATGCAGGGACGCGGTTATGGAAAACAACTGATGTGTGACATTGTCAGAACATTATTACCGTTCGGTAAAACCTTTATTTATTCCGTACCGGAAAAGACAGGATTTTATCAACAATATGGTTTCCGTTTTTTAACCACTGGCATGGTATGCGCAACACCTGAAAGTTTATTCAAACTGGAACAGAGTGGTTATATCCGCTGA
- the acrD gene encoding multidrug efflux RND transporter permease AcrD, producing MANFFIDRPIFAWVLAILICLTGTLAIISLPVEQYPDLAPPNVRITANYPGASAQTLENTVTQVIEQNMTGLDNLMYMSSQSSATGQATVTLNFSAGTDPDEAVQQVQNQLQSAMRKLPQAVQNQGVTVRKTGDTNILTIAFVSTDGSMDKQDISDYVASNIQDPISRVNGVGDIDAYGSQYSMRIWLDPAKLNSYQLTASDVTSAISSQNAQIAVGQLGGTPSVDRQALNATINAQSLLQTPEQFRNITLRVNQDGSEVRLGDVATVELGAEKYDYLSRFNGNPASGLGVKLASGANEMATAELVINRLNELAPFFPHGLEYKVAYETTSFVKASIIDVVKTLLEAIGLVFLVMYLFLQNFRATLIPTIAVPVVLLGTFAVLYAFGYSINTLTMFAMVLAIGLLVDDAIVVVENVERIMTEEGLSPREATRKSMGQIQGALVGIAMVLSAVFVPMAFFGGTTGAIYRQFSITIVSAMVLSVLVAMILTPALCATLLKPLHKGELHGQKGFFGAFNRIFNRNADRYETAVGKILHRSLRWILLYMLLIGGMVLLFLRLPTSFLPLEDRGMFTTSVQLPSGATQQQTLKVVQKVEDYFFTHEKANVESVFATVGSGPGGNGQNVARLFIRLKDWEARDPKSGSAFAIIERATKAFSRISEARVFASSPPAISGMGSSAGFDMELQDHAGAGHDALMAARDRLIEMAAKDPALTRVRHNGLDDSAQLQIDIDQRKAQALGVSIDDINNTLKTAWGSSYVNDFMDRGRVKKVYVQAAAKYRMLPDDINLWYVRNSSGGMVPFSAFATSRWETGSPRLERYNGYAAVEIVGESAPGVSTGTAMDVMEKLVSQLPTGFGLEWTAMSYQERLSGAQAPALYAVSLLVVFLCLAALYESWSVPFSVMLVVPLGVIGALLATWMRGLENDVYFQVGLLTVIGLSAKNAILIVEFANDMNAKGEDLLVSTLHACRQRLRPILMTSLAFVFGVLPMATSTGAGSGSQHAVGTGVMGGMISATVLAIFFVPLFFVLVRRRFPLKARAQ from the coding sequence ATGGCGAATTTTTTTATTGATCGCCCCATTTTTGCGTGGGTGCTGGCGATCCTGATCTGTCTTACGGGGACACTTGCCATTATTTCTTTACCCGTCGAACAATATCCCGATTTAGCCCCGCCTAACGTCCGCATTACCGCTAACTACCCTGGCGCATCGGCGCAAACGCTGGAAAACACCGTGACGCAGGTTATCGAGCAGAATATGACCGGACTCGATAATTTAATGTATATGTCCTCGCAAAGCAGTGCCACCGGGCAGGCAACGGTGACTCTCAATTTCAGTGCCGGGACCGATCCTGACGAAGCCGTGCAGCAAGTACAAAACCAGTTGCAATCGGCGATGCGTAAACTCCCGCAAGCGGTGCAAAACCAGGGCGTCACGGTGCGCAAAACCGGTGATACCAACATTTTAACCATCGCGTTTGTCTCCACCGACGGCTCGATGGATAAACAAGATATCTCCGACTACGTGGCGAGTAATATTCAGGATCCGATTAGCCGAGTAAACGGCGTTGGCGATATTGACGCCTACGGTTCGCAATATTCAATGCGTATCTGGCTCGATCCTGCGAAGCTCAACAGTTACCAGCTCACCGCTTCGGACGTCACCAGCGCCATTTCGTCGCAAAACGCGCAAATAGCCGTCGGGCAACTTGGCGGAACGCCTTCTGTTGATCGCCAGGCGTTAAACGCCACTATCAATGCGCAGTCGCTTTTACAAACGCCGGAACAGTTTCGCAATATTACGCTGCGCGTGAATCAGGACGGTTCGGAAGTGCGTCTTGGTGACGTGGCGACGGTGGAACTGGGCGCAGAGAAATATGACTACCTGAGCCGTTTTAACGGTAACCCCGCGTCCGGGCTGGGGGTGAAACTGGCCTCCGGCGCTAACGAAATGGCGACGGCAGAACTGGTGATTAACCGCTTAAACGAGCTGGCACCTTTTTTCCCGCACGGTCTGGAATATAAAGTCGCTTACGAAACCACCTCGTTTGTTAAAGCCTCGATTATCGATGTCGTGAAAACCCTGCTCGAAGCCATCGGGCTGGTGTTTCTGGTGATGTATCTGTTCCTGCAAAATTTCCGCGCTACGCTGATTCCCACTATCGCCGTGCCGGTCGTGCTGCTTGGCACATTCGCCGTGCTCTATGCATTTGGCTACAGCATCAACACCCTGACCATGTTCGCCATGGTGCTCGCCATCGGTCTGCTGGTGGATGATGCGATTGTAGTGGTGGAAAACGTCGAACGCATCATGACCGAAGAAGGGCTGTCGCCCAGGGAAGCGACGCGTAAATCGATGGGGCAAATCCAGGGCGCGCTGGTGGGGATTGCGATGGTGCTGTCGGCGGTATTTGTGCCGATGGCGTTCTTTGGCGGCACCACCGGCGCGATTTATCGCCAGTTCTCTATCACCATTGTTTCGGCGATGGTGCTTTCTGTGCTGGTGGCGATGATCCTCACACCGGCGCTGTGCGCCACGCTGCTCAAGCCGCTGCATAAAGGTGAGCTACACGGGCAGAAAGGCTTTTTCGGCGCCTTTAACCGTATTTTCAACCGCAATGCTGATCGTTATGAAACCGCCGTCGGTAAAATCCTGCACCGCAGCCTGCGCTGGATTTTGCTCTATATGTTGCTGATTGGCGGCATGGTACTGCTGTTCCTGCGTCTGCCAACGTCGTTTCTGCCGCTGGAAGACAGGGGTATGTTTACCACCTCCGTGCAGTTGCCGAGTGGTGCAACACAACAGCAGACGCTGAAAGTGGTGCAGAAAGTCGAAGACTATTTCTTCACCCACGAGAAAGCGAATGTTGAATCAGTGTTTGCCACCGTCGGCTCCGGCCCCGGTGGTAACGGGCAGAACGTGGCGCGTTTGTTTATCCGCCTGAAAGACTGGGAAGCCCGTGATCCGAAAAGCGGTAGCGCGTTTGCCATTATCGAACGCGCCACCAAAGCCTTTAGCCGCATCAGTGAAGCCCGCGTTTTCGCCAGCAGCCCGCCCGCTATTAGCGGTATGGGGAGTTCGGCCGGTTTTGATATGGAATTGCAGGATCACGCCGGTGCAGGCCATGACGCTCTGATGGCGGCCCGCGATCGCCTAATTGAGATGGCGGCGAAAGATCCGGCGCTGACCCGCGTTCGCCATAACGGTCTTGATGACAGCGCCCAGCTACAAATCGATATCGACCAGCGCAAAGCGCAGGCGCTGGGCGTGTCGATTGATGATATTAACAACACGCTGAAAACCGCCTGGGGTTCCAGCTACGTGAATGACTTTATGGATCGCGGTCGCGTGAAAAAAGTCTACGTACAAGCGGCGGCGAAATACCGCATGCTGCCGGACGATATCAACCTCTGGTATGTGCGAAATAGCAGCGGTGGAATGGTGCCGTTCTCCGCGTTTGCCACCTCGCGCTGGGAAACCGGCTCGCCGCGCCTTGAGCGCTACAACGGTTATGCCGCAGTGGAGATTGTCGGCGAATCCGCCCCCGGCGTCAGCACCGGTACGGCGATGGATGTGATGGAGAAACTGGTTAGCCAGTTGCCTACCGGTTTTGGTCTGGAGTGGACCGCTATGTCCTACCAGGAACGCCTTTCTGGTGCGCAGGCACCAGCGTTATATGCGGTTTCCCTGTTGGTGGTGTTCCTGTGCCTCGCGGCGCTGTATGAGAGCTGGTCGGTGCCGTTCTCGGTGATGCTGGTGGTGCCGCTTGGCGTGATTGGCGCGTTGCTGGCAACCTGGATGCGCGGGCTGGAAAACGATGTGTACTTCCAGGTCGGGCTGTTGACAGTAATAGGTCTGTCGGCGAAAAACGCGATACTCATTGTTGAGTTTGCCAATGATATGAATGCGAAAGGCGAAGATCTGCTGGTCTCCACGCTGCATGCCTGCCGTCAGCGTTTAAGGCCGATCCTGATGACCTCGCTGGCGTTCGTTTTCGGTGTGCTGCCAATGGCAACCAGCACCGGTGCGGGCTCCGGCAGCCAGCATGCGGTGGGTACCGGTGTGATGGGCGGGATGATTTCCGCCACCGTGCTGGCGATTTTCTTCGTACCGCTGTTCTTCGTGCTGGTGCGCCGCCGTTTCCCGCTCAAAGCCCGCGCACAGTAA